From a region of the Gossypium raimondii isolate GPD5lz chromosome 10, ASM2569854v1, whole genome shotgun sequence genome:
- the LOC105775893 gene encoding glucan endo-1,3-beta-glucosidase 8: MVQTNFFLWAYVLIFLPTSIVAQGLGVNWGVIASHPLDPKIVVNMLKDNGIKKVKLFHAEADILNALAGTNIEVMVGIPNHSLESLSEKYSVAQAWVKANITAYLGKKGVNFKYVAVGNEAFLTAYNGTFNNLLLPAMKNILKALNEAGVGKDIKVSTPLNGDVYTTSTYKPSDGTFRKDLADIMNGICEFLHKNDASFIVNIYPFLNLYQNPGFPESYAFFDNDDSHSMDDHGVKYRSVLDANIDTLIAALKVANFSDIPIIVGEVGWPTDGNIYATTKNAKRFYNGLLKRMAKNEGTPLRPKQYPEVYIFSLLDEDLKSIDPGMFERHWGIFSFDGQPKFPLDLSGKGQNKSLVGGKNVPYMEKQWCVYNKDASNKKDLAVKVAWACNNTDCTTLVPGASCSGMGVDVNASVAFNMYYQMANQTKVACDFQGLAKIVKEDPSNGTCKFPIMIKSFRATSNSSSSASRSSSSSSSSDSPSSSPSVSHSLSLIFYFFVGICIAWFA; the protein is encoded by the exons ATGGTTCAAACTAATTTCTTTCTATGGGCATATGTATTGATATTTCTCCCTACTAGTATTGTAGCGCAAGGTCTTGGTGTCAATTGGGGTGTTATAGCATCACATCCTTTAGACCCTAAGATTGTTGTTAACATGTTAAAAGATAACGGCATAAAAAAGGTTAAGCTTTTCCATGCTGAAGCAGACATTCTAAATGCCCTGGCTGGAACCAATATTGAGGTTATGGTGGGAATCCCCAATCATTCTTTGGAAAGTCTTTCTGAAAAATATAGTGTAGCTCAAGCTTGGGTTAAAGCTAATATCACTGCATATTTGGGTAAAAAGGGTGTCAACTTCAA ATACGTGGCAGTAGGAAATGAAGCATTTCTAACAGCTTACAATGGTACGTTCAACAACCTTTTACTCCCAGCTATGAAAAACATTTTGAAGGCATTAAATGAAGCTGGAGTTGGAAAAGATATCAAAGTATCAACACCACTCAATGGTGATGTTTACACTACATCTACTTACAAACCATCGGATGGAACATTTCGAAAAGATTTGGCAGATATCATGAATGGAATATGTGAATTTCTCCATAAAAATGATGCTTCTTTTATCGTCAATATCTATCCTTTCCTAAATCTTTACCAAAATCCTGGATTCCCTGAATCTTATGCCTTCTTTGATAACGATGATTCACACTCTATGGATGATCATGGTGTTAAATATCGTAGTGTTTTAGATGCTAATATTGACACTCTCATCGCTGCACTTAAAGTAGCTAATTTCTCGGATATACCAATCATCGTGGGGGAAGTTGGATGGCCAACTGATGGTAATATTTACGCCACAACAAAAAATGCTAAAAGGTTCTATAATGGGTTGCTAAAGAGAATGGCAAAAAATGAAGGAACTCCACTTCGCCCGAAACAATATCCTGAAGTGTATATATTCTCTTTGTTGGATGAAGATCTTAAGAGTATTGATCCAGGAATGTTTGAGAGGCATTGGGGAATTTTCAGCTTTGATGGACAACCTAAGTTTCCACTTGATTTGTCAGGGAAAGGACAAAACAAGTCGCTTGTTGGTGGAAAAAATGTCCCATACATGGAAAAGCAATGGTGTGTGTATAACAAGGATGCTTCCAACAAAAAAGATTTGGCTGTAAAGGTCGCATGGGCTTGCAATAATACCGATTGCACGACCTTGGTACCTGGGGCATCATGTTCTGGTATGGGCGTTGACGTGAATGCGTCGGTTGCCTTCAACATGTACTACCAAATGGCCAATCAAACTAAAGTTGCATGTGATTTTCAAGGTTTAGCTAAGATTGTCAAGGAAGATCCATCTAATGGGACTTGTAAGTTCCCAATTATGATTAAATCTTTCCGAGCAACATCCAATTCTTCGTCGTCTGCTTCTAGATCTTCATCCTCATCTTCTTCGTCCGACtctccttcttcttctcccTCTGTCAGCCATTCTCTTTCacttatattttacttttttgtgGGCATTTGCATTGCTTGGTTTGCATAA